In Silene latifolia isolate original U9 population chromosome 6, ASM4854445v1, whole genome shotgun sequence, the genomic window ATTTTCATCCGTTGATTCACCCTTTTTGCTCTTTTGCCTTTGGTCGCGTTTTCAATTAGTTGGAGATGTCTCATGTATTTTGGTCGATTAGTATTGTTTGAatgaagattattattattattattattattattattattatattattattattattattagattagtataaaAGAAAGACCTCATTACATGAGAAGAGGAGTCACTTTACATTAGAATTATTCCATACTACATTAGAATTAGACTACCTTAGAAATTAGACTAGATTATTgttctctctcaatattgtaaaaccctaatatttcctctctcattttcattcaataaaaagttgtaatctttctttaattattagtttaatttttcctttgtttatgcaagttcttcaatttctcaatagtttacaattagtaatttgggttgtatttagaagacaagaagaaattcatatttcattattatccaagcttgttcctttcctctttgttggtataattctcatcttttgtttacatttacttcattagtttacatttcttatgttgtttaattattattcatCCAAAGTATTAATCTTTATCATGTCTTCCATGCTTGTTTGTATTTTGTTGCAATTTGTTGTTAATTTCTCACCCATGAGTATGtgtgagtagtcttatctaaggtcaCGGGGGATCTTGGGTGATTAAGGGGGTTGAAattgggttgttaaccttttgaattgggtaaTTAATCGGTCTTACTCTTGTGCATATGAAGTGCTCGATGAAATGTTTGAACGAtagtttgagtcttttattagcaTGTTTAACTTATCTTGGTGCATTATGCTATTGGATGGTTTTAGAAGTGTTTAAATGGGATGCTTAAATGAAAGTTGGAGCCTTTCTTAGACATATTTGATCCATCTTGGTGCCTATGCTATTAGATAGTCTTTATGCATGTTTATGATGAGTTTGTCTCAACTAAGTGAAAGCTTGTTTGTAAAACCTTACTCCCATGCCTATGAAATGTTTGATGGATTGCTTAAATGAGAGTTTGAGTCtttcattatcatgtttagtctatcaTAGGTCGAAAGACAATAGAAGGCATATATGGCATGGTCGAGACGAGGTTTTCTTACTAAGTGAATGCTTGTTGGTTAGCTCTAATTGACTAAGAAATTAGGATCAATCATAGACCGTCATCATTACCCATTTCTTGTTAACAATTTTCTCTTCCCCGACTTACCCAAGTGAACCCAAATGCCTTAGCTTTCATTCATTTGATTAGAAGCAATTTTCACtgagcttaattttatatcttatttgcatcttagtttacaaATAATCAATCTTATTTctatttgactaaactaaagacttaaacaaaccaagtatctaacccccgccatctttgtgttcgaccccgattaagtactactttttaattgggttttataaattgttttttgtaccggaagtgacggcaaaaaCCGGTCATCATTCATgtgtttttgttgtagttaggaTATAATGAACTCATAAGAAAGGCTtctcccaagactaacacaagatggaattgtgttataacctgACTCTGATtaccaatttgaagtaaaacgGTCAAGACTCGATTTTTGGACAAATAGGACTCGAAAACATAAGCTAATTGGGACAAAAATGGACTCAATTATATGGACTAAGTTGAACTCACACAATtgctaattaattgatttaagaatTTATGATAAGAAAAGACTTAGACTTGCACAACTTAAAGAAATTAAGACAACCTATTGGGGACGAAATAAGCCCTTGAATAAACGAAATAGAATGAACAATATTAATAGTGATGCTAACCACTTGATTTGAATTGCACTTGAGTTTAAACTCAACAATGTACTTGAATTGACCACTAAAAAGGACAGTTTTAAGGACTAACAAAGAGCACAAGGACTGATTTAAACGCAAAGAAAGGACTCAACCAAAGCAAAGCAACGAAACAACCTGTTTAGATGAGTTAAACATCTCAATTGAGTTGATTAACATGAATGAAAGCAATGGAAATGGGATTGCAACAATGAAAGTAAGATTGTAATTTAAATGCTTATGAATTAAACATTTAAATGACAACTTCCTTGGTTGTAATGGGACTCGAATCCAATTGGTAAAGGACTTAAATTGCTACGATTTTAATTTGGAAAGTGCACGAGCTTGGATTATTGCAAGTATGATTAGAATTGAGTGACTTGGATATGATTTAATCTaagcactaagccactagattaagcctaagaggaattcaagcactaagcaatggAATCACTCAACTCTAAGCACAAAGCAAAATAGGATCTTTTATCACTAAGCAAAGAATTTTGGAGAGAACAATGTTTTCACTCTTAATTTTCATTCATCAAAATCTGAATATTACACGAGATAAGAGCTCCTTAAATAAAGTCTTTGTTGCAATCCTAGTCCTACATCTAAAGTGGCATCTAAGGGATCAAAAGAGTCTCCTAATACTCCAAATAAAACGACTCATATGGCCTTACAAAGCTGAAAATAATAAGCTACAAGACAAATGGCATAAAGAGGATTGTTGGCAATTGTACAAGCTTCCTTTGACATGCTTTACTTATTTATCTTTATCTTATAAGGATTTTTTGGGCAGCTGGTGGCAGGTGGGGCTCGTCCATAAGATAAGACCTAAACTTGCAGCAAAAGGTCCGTTGGAGCTTGCCTAGACAAAGAGAAGAAAGCTTGAAAGCGACGGTTGTACCTTTCTCTCAAACCGTGTCCATTGGGGACCATCCGGCTGATTGCTCTTGTTGCACCTGATTTAATCCTCTTCAAGACACAAGATCCTAGACAAAAAGGCTCTAAACTCATCTTAGAAGAGTCTTCGGCCGAAAAATGGCATgtgttcttagacggaattggAGTTGGACCTCGATTTTGGTgaaggaccaaaaccgggtaAAAGAGTGCTAGATGTGGCTGCCCATTTTGCTTCAAACTCTGCCACCACACTTTTTATTCATCCCTCtatcttttcttttgttatctcATATCCAATTCATACAATATATCATCTAATATTCCAAAATCTTGGTCATGCAAACCAAAATTAACAAAGTCCTTGATAAGGCTCCAAACCTATATGTTCGACCATAAATAGTTCTAATACAAGCGTTATTATGAATAAACTCGGTCAACCTTACCTAACAAGGCTAGCGGTAATCGTGATCGAAAATCCTCCTAATAACCTTATTGATGGTTATTATTTAGATCGCACCAAATAAAATATGATTTGTATGATACTATGGTCTATATCAAATTAGACGTCTTCATTTCGAACCACAAAATAAACACCCCTATTTATTTGTGGTAGACTTTAGCGTCCTCTTTAAACTTTAAAGAACCCCTTCGCGTCAAATCCCATAGGGTTGATCAAACGGGTCGGGTTGAAACTGCTCAGCATTCCCATAATTATTGACTGCATATATGTCCAATTAAAGGAAGAAACAGCCTAGGAATCCATACATCACACCAAAAAGACCAATGTACCCTCTTACATTACGTTACTTCTCCACCATAACAGGTGTAAACAGCATATTTCCAAGGGCATATCCGTCACTTAGTAAACCCTGCTCAACAAAGTTGACTCCCTACAACTCCTCACTTCACTCCCACTTTGTTCACTACTCTTCATCTCTTTCGCAAAGATCAAATTGTGTTAAGGGAGATCAAAGTAGTAAAATGGCTTTGGATTCAGAAGTATCTCAGGATGATAGAATTGCTAAAATTGCTTCAACTATTCGTATCATCCCTAATTTCCCTAAACCTGGTATTTTTCTAGatccccttttttttcttttttgaattCTGTGAAAAATTGTGatctttttgcattttttttgttgGATTTATGATGGGTTTTTGAGTTTGTTGTATATAGTATAATGGGTTGTCCCTAGTTCTTGAAAATAACTTGAAAAGATTTATCTTTTACTCTTTTAGTGTTTTATACTTGTAATGAATGAGTTTTTTGGGTAGCGGTTACGATGGAGGTATTGGGTGCGtgccaatcatttgtttaccctttgattaaaataccctttTAAGATAGAatataaaaaaggtaaacaaatgattggacaAAGGGATAGTGTTCGAATCCCGTTCGGTATATGTTTGAACCAAATAAATTGGTTGCACATGTGTTTCTAATCTAAGAAATGCAAAACGACGATTGGGTAGATGTAAATTTTGTTGGTTGGTTTGTTTTGAAATGTGATGTTTTGGCTCCAATGTGGTTTTGTTGGTGGTGACTCGTGCTCGTCTTTCTAATTTGAGAAGTGCAAAGCTAAGCAAAATCATGATTGTGGTTGTAAGTAGATGTAGTTTTTATTGGTTGGTTTGTTTTGAAGTTGTTGCTCTTGCTACAATGTGGTTTTGCTGGTCCTGACTTGAGCACTTCTTTCTAATTTAAGAAATGAAAGCTATGTAAGCAAGATCATGACTGTGGTTGTAAGTAGATGTACTTTTTGTTGGTTGGTTTGTTTTGAAATTTCTTGGTGGTTTTGTTGGTCCCGACTTGAGCACGTCTTTCTAATTTAAGAAATGTAATGCTAGGCAAGACATGACTGGTTGTAAGTATATGTAGCTTTTGTTGGTTGGTTTGTTTTGAAATTTGATGTATTTGTTCCAATGTGGTTTTGTTGTGGAATAGGTATTATGTTCCAGGATATAACAACAATGCTTCTTGATCCACAAGCGTTCAAGGATACTATTGACTTGTTTGTTGAAAGATACAAAGGGAAAGATATTGCCGTTGTTGCAGGTGACAAATTGTCTTCCTTGATAACTTTTCTTAAGTACTTCTATATGAGTGGCTAGTGATTTCATTGCTTTGCTGGTAATAAGAATGCCATGCTTTGTAGAAAGGAAAAGGTGTTGTCTTGCGTTAGTCTGTGGTATGGTTGTGAACATCTAAAATAGATGATTAAATCTCAAGTTACCCTCTGTTTGAGAGGTATAAGACTATAAGTATGCTTAAAATTGGGTTATAGATAAAAAAAAGGCATGGTGTTTTTGTATATATATGGTTTGTCCTTTGCTTTTGTCGCTTTTGTTTGATTAACATTTATCTTGTCTCACCGGATGTCGGGATGCCCTCATGGTCGAAAGACTGTTTTGTGGCAATGAAATGTGGCATGTAATATTATATCAGCATTCTGCGGCTTCTATATTTCTTACTACGGTTACTTGGTTACATGCTTGTGATGAAGATGTTTCAAAGACTCTTTATCTTCCTTCTTCTGTGCTGAACTGCTGGTGTCTATTATTGTTTCCGTTCTGGACAGTGCACAACTCTTGTGACTGAAACCGTGTTGGCTTATTTAATGTGCAGGTGTTGAGGCA contains:
- the LOC141586687 gene encoding adenine phosphoribosyltransferase 1-like, which translates into the protein MYPLTLRYFSTITGVNSIFPRAYPSLSKPCSTKLTPYNSSLHSHFVHYSSSLSQRSNCVKGDQSSKMALDSEVSQDDRIAKIASTIRIIPNFPKPGIMFQDITTMLLDPQAFKDTIDLFVERYKGKDIAVVAGVEARGFIFGPPIALAIGAKFVPMRKPGKLPGDVISEEYSLEYGTDKMEMHVGAVEAGERAIVIDDLIATGGTLSAAIKLLERVGVNVVESACLIELAELKGRERLGDHPLFVLIKSA